A genomic region of Staphylococcus roterodami contains the following coding sequences:
- a CDS encoding phospho-sugar mutase — translation MHFHTHLLYNTCEKYCLGAVFFYFWGVFLYNSLHKCKGFSFHVLLSLTEILKGCLATMDKELWIERANDSLVKHFYEQQSDIEQREGFESKLTFGTAGIRGKFGLGEGRLNKFTIEKLALGLARYLNAQTNNPTIVIHYDIRHLSTEFAQIIANVLANHQITVYLPDTYKTTPELSFAVRNLNTTAGIMITASHNPKDYNGIKVYGSDGAQLSTDASELVSRYIEDVGDPLQIDTSFSKHNSSYIKPLPKSVTENYIKHVQNMIGYIPKSDLQVVFTSLHGTSVPIVPELLKSLNFNQFNLVESQCKPDPNFSSVQSANPEDHRAFDQAVELAHKNDADLLICTDPDADRLGIAVRDVHGQITYFNGNQIGALLLNYRIQQTSQLRHRLMIQSIVSSELTKSLARYNNVEYKEVLTGFKFIAQEIRQLDNHQNMIFAFEESYGFLSEPFVRDKDAVQIVPLIIKYASELKLYGKTLKDELEMIYQTVGRHEDTLFSHTLEGLEGKKKIESIMTHFRSNPPQEIQGLKVKAIEDYLTSKVYHLDKDTTSGIDSPKSNVIRVLFDEGFIALRPSGTEPKIKLYVSLKCPNFNDVAQKINAMIFNQ, via the coding sequence ATGCATTTTCATACACATCTATTATATAATACTTGTGAAAAGTATTGTCTTGGGGCTGTGTTTTTTTACTTTTGGGGCGTATTTCTTTATAATTCATTACATAAATGTAAGGGCTTTAGTTTTCATGTTTTATTAAGTCTAACTGAGATTTTGAAAGGATGTTTAGCAACAATGGATAAAGAGTTATGGATAGAAAGAGCTAATGATAGTTTAGTTAAACATTTTTATGAGCAGCAATCTGACATTGAACAGCGAGAAGGTTTTGAAAGTAAATTAACGTTTGGTACTGCGGGTATACGCGGAAAATTCGGTCTTGGTGAAGGTCGACTTAATAAGTTTACTATTGAAAAATTGGCATTAGGTTTAGCGCGTTATTTAAATGCCCAAACAAACAATCCAACAATAGTCATTCATTATGATATTAGACATCTTTCAACTGAATTCGCCCAAATCATTGCTAATGTATTAGCAAACCATCAAATAACAGTTTATTTACCTGATACATATAAAACGACACCGGAATTATCGTTCGCGGTGCGCAATCTTAATACTACTGCCGGCATTATGATTACAGCAAGTCATAATCCGAAAGACTATAACGGCATTAAAGTATATGGTTCTGATGGTGCGCAACTATCAACAGATGCATCAGAACTTGTAAGTCGCTATATTGAAGACGTTGGCGATCCATTACAGATTGATACATCTTTTTCAAAACACAATTCATCATATATCAAACCGTTACCTAAATCTGTAACAGAAAATTATATCAAACATGTTCAAAATATGATTGGTTATATTCCTAAATCTGATTTACAAGTTGTGTTCACTAGTTTACATGGTACGAGTGTTCCAATTGTACCTGAGTTATTAAAGTCATTGAATTTCAACCAATTTAATCTTGTTGAATCACAATGTAAACCTGACCCAAATTTTAGTTCAGTTCAAAGTGCTAATCCTGAAGACCATCGTGCTTTTGATCAAGCAGTCGAGCTGGCTCATAAAAATGATGCTGATTTATTAATATGTACTGATCCTGATGCAGATCGACTTGGTATTGCTGTGCGTGATGTCCATGGTCAAATCACATATTTTAATGGTAACCAAATTGGCGCGCTGTTACTTAATTATCGCATTCAACAAACGTCTCAATTACGTCATCGCTTAATGATTCAATCCATTGTAAGTAGTGAGTTAACAAAGTCATTAGCACGCTATAATAATGTTGAATACAAAGAGGTACTGACTGGATTTAAATTTATTGCTCAGGAAATAAGACAACTGGATAATCATCAAAATATGATTTTCGCATTTGAAGAAAGTTACGGTTTTCTATCGGAGCCTTTTGTACGCGATAAAGACGCCGTACAAATTGTGCCACTCATTATAAAATATGCTTCTGAGTTAAAATTATATGGCAAAACATTGAAAGATGAATTAGAAATGATTTATCAAACAGTTGGAAGACACGAAGATACCTTGTTTTCACATACGCTAGAAGGATTAGAAGGCAAGAAAAAAATTGAATCAATTATGACACATTTCCGTTCAAATCCACCTCAAGAAATTCAAGGACTGAAAGTGAAAGCAATTGAAGATTATTTAACTAGCAAGGTTTATCATTTGGATAAAGATACAACTTCAGGTATTGATTCTCCTAAATCAAATGTTATTCGTGTCTTATTTGACGAAGGTTTTATTGCTTTACGTCCTTCTGGTACTGAACCTAAAATTAAATTATATGTGTCGTTAAAATGTCCGAATTTTAATGATGTTGCTCAAAAAATAAATGCTATGATATTTAACCAATAA